One Turneriella parva DSM 21527 genomic region harbors:
- a CDS encoding DUF7674 family protein, with protein MEETEENPYLDRKDNNIHEAIETFRPLIEDFDEKLSPVKAHEKIDRFGTISVHTFFEVFLLDYCYDLVKRKDMLKLKRLFLHIEYLLQTFPLLENAIAVSFLEDLYGNHHPDRAIYIQLSGEETLKLSKQIMSRFVHEVSTNQEIDEELKKRGRS; from the coding sequence ATGGAAGAAACCGAAGAGAACCCATATCTGGACCGCAAAGATAATAATATTCATGAAGCGATAGAAACATTTCGGCCCTTAATTGAAGATTTTGATGAAAAGCTCAGCCCGGTTAAAGCTCATGAAAAAATTGATCGCTTTGGCACAATAAGCGTTCACACTTTCTTCGAAGTATTTTTGCTTGATTATTGCTATGACCTCGTGAAGAGAAAAGACATGTTGAAGCTAAAGCGGCTATTTTTACATATCGAATATCTCTTGCAAACATTCCCCCTGTTAGAAAACGCCATTGCGGTTTCATTCCTCGAAGATCTGTATGGGAATCACCATCCTGATCGTGCAATATACATACAATTATCAGGCGAGGAGACACTGAAATTGTCTAAACAGATAATGTCCAGGTTTGTGCACGAAGTCTCAACAAATCAAGAAATTGATGAAGAACTCAAGAAGAGAGGGCGATCCTGA
- a CDS encoding Panacea domain-containing protein: protein MVSFEFDEKRVSQVCAHIIQKSKGRINYTKLLKILYLIDREALKLWNHSLTGDTPVSMDNGPVLSRIYNHIKGVASSTSNYWSQFISTDGYDVRLMREPEVDEISPADLEIIDSVYEIYKDYPYTKLIDICHELPEWVNPNGSSTPIYFETIFKHLQKDEALVKSIDFEQQSHQKVKKILNC, encoded by the coding sequence ATGGTATCCTTTGAATTTGACGAAAAGCGGGTATCACAGGTTTGCGCCCACATAATCCAGAAGTCTAAGGGCCGGATCAACTATACTAAATTACTCAAAATCCTGTATCTTATTGATCGCGAAGCCCTAAAACTCTGGAACCATTCATTAACCGGTGACACTCCGGTGTCTATGGATAATGGCCCGGTTTTGAGCAGAATATATAACCACATAAAGGGCGTAGCCTCTTCGACGTCAAATTACTGGTCACAATTCATAAGTACCGACGGTTACGATGTTCGCCTGATGAGAGAGCCAGAAGTTGATGAAATTAGTCCAGCAGACTTAGAGATAATAGACTCCGTATACGAGATTTACAAGGATTATCCTTATACGAAGCTCATAGACATCTGCCATGAATTGCCGGAATGGGTTAATCCGAATGGATCTTCGACACCGATATATTTTGAGACGATTTTCAAACATCTGCAAAAAGACGAGGCTTTGGTTAAGAGCATTGATTTTGAGCAGCAGAGTCATCAGAAGGTCAAGAAGATCCTAAACTGTTAG
- a CDS encoding SRPBCC family protein, which translates to MTKSIFKYQTVIRTTPEKLWHALTTADIIKEYWFDSSFECDWKVGSSWKAYNDGKLMDSGEIIESVAQKRLVRSWLCEWQPEFKAEGSALSTYEIEPIGECVKLIVTYSIERPNSKYIEALPDGISMVLSNLKSLLETGEPALKMSRKQLK; encoded by the coding sequence ATGACTAAATCGATATTCAAATATCAAACCGTGATTCGAACGACCCCGGAAAAACTATGGCATGCGCTGACTACTGCTGATATCATTAAAGAATATTGGTTTGATTCCAGTTTTGAGTGTGACTGGAAAGTTGGATCATCTTGGAAGGCGTATAACGACGGTAAGCTAATGGACTCAGGAGAGATTATCGAAAGCGTTGCTCAAAAGCGCTTGGTAAGAAGTTGGCTTTGCGAATGGCAGCCTGAGTTTAAGGCAGAAGGTAGCGCTCTTTCTACATACGAAATAGAGCCGATTGGGGAGTGTGTGAAGCTTATAGTCACTTATTCAATAGAACGACCCAATTCAAAGTACATCGAAGCTCTACCAGATGGAATATCTATGGTATTATCCAATCTCAAATCGTTGCTGGAGACTGGAGAGCCTGCCTTGAAAATGTCCCGTAAGCAGTTAAAGTAG
- a CDS encoding helix-turn-helix domain-containing protein, with protein MKEKVWKDCPACGAHGSMVLRGNLIERVDGKGYKPFSVKGLEGYICQKCHDGILTIKSENRLRVEIMENRARQDSARIPASALIPVEEIAKSLKVPRQTVHWMMRVGRMPFVYVGKQRFPFKDKSKKIFVKGQSHKMSDLANIH; from the coding sequence ATGAAAGAGAAAGTGTGGAAAGATTGCCCAGCATGTGGGGCGCACGGTAGCATGGTTCTACGGGGAAACCTGATTGAACGTGTGGACGGCAAAGGATATAAACCCTTTTCAGTGAAGGGGTTGGAAGGATATATCTGCCAGAAATGTCATGATGGTATTTTAACGATTAAGTCAGAAAATCGGCTCCGGGTTGAAATCATGGAAAATCGGGCACGACAGGATTCAGCTCGAATTCCAGCAAGTGCTTTGATTCCAGTCGAGGAAATTGCTAAGAGCTTAAAGGTACCTCGACAGACAGTCCACTGGATGATGCGAGTAGGCAGAATGCCCTTTGTTTACGTAGGGAAGCAAAGATTTCCTTTTAAGGATAAATCAAAGAAAATCTTCGTAAAGGGGCAAAGTCATAAAATGTCAGACCTGGCGAACATTCACTGA
- a CDS encoding type II toxin-antitoxin system MqsR family toxin: MNKATPHHSLARVKALIKAGKVRVTNTARRSAMTDFSLDLDELVAEVAALTMDDFYKSMTTYEDHTRWHDVYHKRVPHGMAYIKVQIDLDQTVVISFKEK, from the coding sequence GTGAATAAGGCTACGCCGCATCACAGTCTTGCGAGAGTTAAAGCCCTAATAAAAGCAGGCAAAGTCAGGGTAACCAATACGGCTAGAAGATCGGCCATGACGGATTTTTCCTTAGATTTGGATGAGCTGGTAGCTGAGGTTGCAGCATTGACGATGGATGATTTTTACAAATCCATGACGACTTATGAGGATCATACTCGTTGGCATGACGTTTATCATAAGCGAGTTCCCCATGGGATGGCTTACATAAAGGTCCAGATCGACTTGGACCAAACGGTGGTAATCTCCTTCAAGGAGAAATGA
- a CDS encoding SRPBCC family protein produces MQPILIEVDISAPVEKIWAFLTQPALMQKWMSPPKAEITVQTDWQIGNEIIISVFHDHYFQNKGQVIAFNPPRLLEYSHLSSLSNLPAESENFTYLRFVIEGARNGGRLALKISNFPTESVYQHMQFYWRGAIQILKSHIEISRQASYPEKERRKPF; encoded by the coding sequence ATGCAACCCATTTTGATAGAGGTGGACATTTCTGCTCCTGTCGAAAAAATATGGGCATTTCTAACGCAGCCTGCATTGATGCAAAAATGGATGTCACCACCGAAAGCAGAAATCACGGTGCAGACCGATTGGCAAATTGGCAATGAAATAATCATTTCGGTGTTCCATGACCACTATTTTCAAAACAAGGGTCAGGTTATTGCCTTCAACCCTCCTCGGTTATTGGAATATTCGCATTTGAGTTCTCTTTCGAACTTGCCGGCGGAGTCCGAAAATTTCACGTACCTCCGGTTTGTAATTGAAGGCGCAAGGAATGGCGGCAGGTTAGCACTAAAGATCAGTAACTTTCCGACGGAATCTGTTTACCAACATATGCAATTCTATTGGCGCGGAGCGATTCAGATACTAAAGTCACATATAGAGATTTCAAGGCAAGCTTCATATCCTGAAAAGGAACGTAGAAAACCATTTTGA